A portion of the Bombus pascuorum chromosome 8, iyBomPasc1.1, whole genome shotgun sequence genome contains these proteins:
- the LOC132910034 gene encoding microtubule-actin cross-linking factor 1, isoforms 1/2/3/4 isoform X14 has product MSTQAYYKERLGFDPADTVAEHHREQRSQHGYEESLSKFKDERDAIQKKTFTKWVNKHLKKTYTCLHVCVLVNNQPCCSPTASRHVGDLFEDLRDGHNLISLLEVLSGEHLPRERGRMRFHMLQNVQMALDFLRYKKIKLVNIRAEDIVDGNPKLTLGLIWTIILHFQSWRRKISDIVVGQESNVTAREALLRWARRSTARYPGVRVTDFTGSWRDGLAFSALIHRNRPDLVDWKGARASQPRERLDRVFYVAEREYGVTRLLDPEDVDTPEPDEKSLITYISSLYDVFPEPPTIHPLYDAEDQRRSEEYRELASSLHMWIREKMCLMQERVFPPTLIEMKNLAAGSTKFKNEEVPPRYRDKQRLSYIFRDLQKYFEAVGEVDIEPHLRIEVIEENWNRLMMLHQEREQAIIDEIKRLERLQRLAEKVHREMKATDNRLEELERRVEDEARRLDRLHPLEAKHAVDLLEQDIRNTEVQIQNIFPDVHTLTEGRYSQAAELRKRVQKLHQRWVALRSLLHKRLVQPLSAVSFPVEERVVTKHRTTVHETRLVDTNPHFRALHDCIDWCKAKIKQLQDADYGSDLPSVQNELEVHQREHKNIEQFHPKVERCVQAKSHFHAEELTLYSQHLTVLQKLHTELLAASNKRLSDLDTLHDFIQSATNELVWLSSKEETEVTRDWSDKNLNVQSIEQYYERTFGSGIESLMSDLEKREIQFSAVQDRGEALVLQHHPAAKTIEAYMSAMQSQWTWLLQLTLCLEVHLKHAAQSQQFFRDVQQAEQWISKRDESLNTIYSQSEFSLDEGERLLKGMQELREELNSYGDHVQKLVDQAKDVVPMKQRRQPVTRPMQVTCVCSYKQVNMSIEKGEQCTLYDNSGRIKWRVKNQEGVESPVPGVCFALQPPDKDALDAAERLRRQYDRSVGLWQRKQLRLRQNMIFATIKVVKGWDLPQFLAMGQDQRTAIRKALNEDAEKLLSEGDPADPQLRRLKRETAEVNKLFDELEKRARAEEESKNAGRIFNEQISAIQEALDEAERVLNTRIAAPLPRDIDSLEHLVLQHKDFEQTLKRQTPDLDKVQQTFRGITLKTPAMRNKLDAVTTKWTNIWNSSNLYIERLKCVEIVLSSLEENTTSVSELEVKLASFDELPPDLKGLQNVLEDLMVLQNAISQQQTAMDKLNEDTQNARHVVEKSRPSHRGSHSDMDRLDDEVNKLNSRWTNLCAQLVERVRSAEAAYGLAQQLEHAYRNEVDFIDESYEKLEVENAKNLLNKVVERAPAIEAVNVTGSRLIREGKIYGQRLRAFTEQLEDICPSLDASVKKPRREFVSTVDDVARDLDTLNKRYTTLVDLLQERVTQLAAQQTEETSQQFQEALEGLQKWLTDTEEMVSNQKSPSSDYNVVKAQLQEQKFLKKMLMDQQNSMSSSYNMGQEVAAEAEPKERKKIEKQLKDLMARFDNLTESAAKRMEALEQAMGVAKQFQDKLIPLQTWLDKTEKRVRDMELVPTDEEKIQQRVTEHDGLHEDILSKKPEFSELTEVASQLMSLVGEDEAAALADKLQDAADRYAALVERSESLGNLLQRSRQGLRHLVLSYQELQAWMEGMEIRLSKYRVLAVHTEKLLQQMEDLADLTEEVSTRQTEVDSTTDTGLELMKHISSDEALQLKDKLDSLQRRFNDLVSRGSDLLKHAQESLPLVQQFHDNHNRLMDWMQAAESALQSAEPREDEIIRLEMEISEYRPVLDKINAVGPQLSQLSPGEGAATIEALVTRDNRRFAAIAEQIQRKAERLQLSKQRSLEVIGDIDDLLEWFHEVDNQLREAEPPSSEPEIIRVQLKEHKALNDDISSQKGRVRDVISTAKKVIRENGQYEDKSTIRENMEDLRETMEIVSGLSMDRLGALEQALPLAEHLRDTHIDLVSWLEEAEQQVAMLPMPALRPDLIAAQQDKNEFLVQSINEHKPLVEKLNKTGEALLKLCNEEEGIKIQDILEADTTRYAALRAELRGRQQTLEQALQESSQFSDKLEGMLRALSSTADQVNGAEPISAHPGRLRDQMEENSALVDELAQRSEAYAAVRRAADDVISKAGNRADPAVKDIKRKLDKLNKLWSDVQKSTTDRGQTLDEALAIAEKFWSELNGVMSTLRELQDALAGQAPPAAQPAAIQQQQVALQEIRHEIDQTKPDVEQVRASGHELMGLCGEPDKPDVRKHIEDLDQAWDNVTALYARREENLIDAMEKAMEFHETLQNLLEFLQEAEDKFSSMGLLGSDIDEVKKQIKQLANFKAEVDPHMVKVEALNRSLIRQAAELTERTSSEQAAAIKEPLGAVNRRWDGLLRGLVERQRLLENALLRLGQFQHALDELLVWIEKTDDTLDNLKAVAGDPQVIEVELAKLKVLVNDIQAHQTSVDTLNDAGRQLIEDGKGTAEASTTAEKLGTLNRRWRDLLQRAADRQRELEDALREAQTFTAEIQDLLSWLGDVDNTIVASKPVGGLPETASEQLERFMEVYNELEQNRLKVESVLQQGQAYLKRADSTSAGGLNHNLRTLKQRWDNVTARASDKKIKLEIALKEATEFHDALQSFVDWLTNAEKILTNLKPVSRVMETILGQIEEHKAFQKDVGVHRETMLNLDKKGTHLKYFSQKQDVILIKNLLISVQHRWERVVSKSAERTRALDHGYKEAREFHDAWSNIMNWLDETEKTLDEVASDGALGGNDPEKIKARLNKHRELQKALSAKQGTYDATMKNGKSLKDKAPKSDEFALKELLNELKNKWTTVCGKCVDRQRKLEEALLFSGQFKDAIQALLEWLSKSEKQLADTGPLYGDLDTVMNLVEQHKTFEKDLESRVSQMESVIKTGRELLAKATPDDASAIGSQLAEINNLWDTVTKLSSDKTERLQEALREAERLHKAVHVLLEWLSDAEMKLRFAGQLPEDEQESRNQLMEHEKFLRELSTKEIEKDQTLELAHVILAKAHPDGALVIKHWITIIQSRWEEVSTWAQQRNQRLENHMRGLQDLDNLLEELLSWLEGLENTLNALEAEPLPDDKATLEMLIVDHREFMENTSRRQNEVDRVCKARQIKSAKDTMKITKAKSPAPTRASPGRERTPDSLPHIGPRFPPKGSKGAEPEFRSPRVKLLWDRWRHVWMLAWERQRRLQDKYNYIQELDRVANFSWEDWRKRFLKFMNHKKSRLTDLFRKMDKNNDGLIPREDFIQGIMNTKFETSRLEMGAVADLFDRHGEGLIDWKEFIAALRPDWEERRTYNDTDKIHDEVKRLVMLCTCRQKFRVFQVGEGKYRFGDSQKLRLVRILRSTVMVRVGGGWVALDEFLLKNDPCRVFLMPIPDPNKPEQHEGWCPLAKGRTNIELREQFILADGVSQTMTAFRSKPSPTSTLQRTPISSANAGPITKVRERSARSVPMGQSRASRSSLSAGTPDSLSDNESSFKLGSARKTSTPYRSSMTPGGSRPSSRPTSRPTSRPTSRPGSRPASRQGSKPPSRYGSTQSLDSTDDSTNVSRIPRRTAVSTTGNTPTSSRHNSVSGKRLSVNGSSSRPRTPTGLVSPASGVPARFGTIHRASSIPTLTGVGTPISRSRIPVYVGTDIKSPQSTTSNISTHSTQSNYSTVSTDSTGSSSMCTNSATNTSSAVKRARTRTPSSGSSTPLPPSLKLSRKPSGASDTSVSTTPATKRKGKPTPIDQRAPFRL; this is encoded by the exons ACTTACACGTGCCTACACGTGTGCGTCCTTGTGAACAACCAACCATGCTGTTCCCCCACT GCCAGCAGACATGTCGGAGATCTGTTCGAAGACCTGCGGGACGGGCACAACCTCATTTCCTTGCTGGAGGTACTCTCGGGCGAGCATCTT cCGCGAGAGAGAGGTCGGATGCGTTTCCACATGCTGCAGAATGTACAAATGGCTCTTGACTTTTTGCGCTATAAGAAGATCAAGCTCGTTAATATTCGTGCTGAAGACATTGTCGATGGAAACCCAAAGTTGACTCTAGGTTTGATATGGACCATCATACTTCACTTCCAG AGCTGGCGTCGCAAG aTATCCGATATTGTAGTGGGTCAGGAATCGAACGTGACTGCCCGTGAAGCTCTTCTGAGATGGGCCAGACGATCGACGGCGCGTTATCCTGGAGTGCGCGTTACGGACTTTACCGGATCGTGGAGGGATGGGCTAGCTTTCAGCGCATTAATCCATCGAAACAGACCAGATCTGGTCGATTGGAAAGGTGCTCGTGCTAGTCAACCACGAGAGCGGCTCGATCGGGTCTTCTACGTCGCGGAGCGCGAGTATGGCGTTACGAGGCTTCTCGATCCTGAAG ATGTGGACACTCCTGAACCGGATGAGAAGTCCTTGATAACGTACATCTCTTCGCTCTACGACGTGTTCCCGGAGCCGCCAACGATTCACCCGTTGTACGATGCCGAGGACCAGAGGCGCTCGGAGGAATATAGAGAGCTAGCTAGTTCCCTCCACATGTGGATCCGCGAAAAGATGTGCCTGATGCAGGAACGTGTCTTCCCGCCGACCttaatagaaatgaaaaatttggcGGCCGGCAGCACGAAATTCAAGAATGAGGAAGTACCGCCCAGATACAGAGACAAGCAACGACTTTCTTACATCTTCAGGGATTTGCAAAAGTACTTCGAAGCGGTCGGTGAGGTGGACATTGAACCTCACTTACGTATCGAGGTTATTGAAGAAAATTGGAATAGATTGATGATGCTGCATCAGGAAAGAGAACAGGCGATAATCGACGAAATTAAACG ACTCGAACGACTGCAACGACTAGCAGAGAAAGTGCACAGAGAGATGAAGGCGACCGACAATCGATTGGAGGAGCTCGAGAGACGAGTGGAGGACGAAGCCAGACGTCTCGATCGACTTCATCCTCTGGAAGCGAAACATGCGGTGGATCTTTTGGAACAGGATATTCGTAACACCGAGGTCCAGatccaaaatatttttccagacGTGCATACACTTACCGAGGGGCGATACAGTCAGGCGGCCGAACTTCGCAAAAG AGTTCAGAAGCTACATCAACGGTGGGTCGCCCTGCGATCTCTTCTTCATAAACGTTTGGTACAGCCGCTGTCGGCCGTATCTTTCCCGGTAGAAGAACGCGTCGTTACGAAACACCGTACTACCGTCCATGAAACCCGATTGGTCGACACCAATCCACATTTCCGTGCGTTACACGACTGCATCGACTGGTGTAAGGCGAAGATCAAACAGCTCCAGGATGCAGACTATGGCTCCGATTTACCTAGCGTGCAGAACGAACTGGAGGTTCACCAAAGGGAACACAAGAATATCGAGCAGTTCCATCCTAAAGTGGAGAGATGTGTGCAGGCTAAGAGCCACTTTCACGCCGAGGAACTGACATTGTATAGCCAACATCTAACTGTTCTTCAAAAACTTCACACTGAATTATTGGCGGCCTCGAATAAGAGACTTTCCGATTTGGACACTCTACATGACTTTATACAATCGGCGACTAATGAACTAGTTTGGCTGAGTTCTAAGGAGGAGACGGAGGTGACACGCGATTGGAGTGACAAGAATTTGAATGTGCAAAGTATCGAGCAGTATTACGAg CGTACGTTTGGATCTGGTATAGAG TCCCTTATGAGTGACCTAGAGAAGCGGGAGATTCAATTCTCCGCGGTGCAAGATCGAGGCGAAGCTCTGGTCCTTCAACATCATCCCGCCGCGAAAACCATCGAAGCTTACATGTCCGCTATGCAGAGTCAATGGACCTGGCTTCTTCAATTAACTCTTTGTCTAGAAGTCCATCTGAAACACGCAGCACAGAGTCAACAATTTTTCCGGGATGTTCAACAGGCTGAACAGTGGATCTCGAAGAGAGATGAATCACTCAACACCATTTATTCCCAATCAGAATTCTCCTTGGACGAGGGTGAACGTTTATTGAAGGGTATGCAAGAACTACGCGAAGAATTGAATAGTTACGGCGATCATGTGCAGAAACTGGTTGATCAAGCGAAGGACGTGGTTCCTATGAAGCAACGTCGACAGCCCGTGACACGACCTATGCAAGTTACATGTGTCTGCAGCTACAAACAAGTTAAT ATGTCGATTGAGAAGGGCGAACAATGTACGTTATACGACAACTCTGGTAGGATAAAATGGCGCGTAAAGAATCAAGAGGGCGTCGAGTCCCCTGTTCCAGGCGTCTGCTTTGCTCTTCAGCCACCTGACAAGGATGCTCTCGATGCTGCAGAAAGATTGCGACGACAATATGACCGAAGTGTTGGATTATGGCAACGGAAACAGCTTCGATTACGACAAAACATGATTTTCGCGACCATCAAAGTGGTCAAAGGCTGGGATCTACCGCAGTTCTTGGCTATGGGCCAGGATCAGAGAACTGCTATCAGAAAAGCCTTAAACGAGGATGCTGAGAAATTGCTGTCCGAGGGCGACCCTGCTGATCCACAATTGAGGCGACTGAAGCGAGAAACGGCCGAAGTGAACAAATTGTTTGATGAACTAGAGAAACGTGCCAGAGCGGAGGAAGAGTCAAAGAACGCGGGACGTATTTTCAACGAACAGATTTCTGCCATTCAAGAAGCATTAGACGAAGCAGAGAGAGTTCTGAACACTCGCATAGCTGCGCCATTGCCGAGAGACATCGACAGCTTAGAACATCTGGTTCTGCAACACAAAGATTTTGAACAAACTCTCAAACGTCAAACGCCAGATCTAGATAAAGTTCAACAAACTTTCCGTGGTATTACTTTGAAGACTCCAGCCATGAGAAACAAGCTCGACGCTGTTACCACCAAATGGACAAATATTTGGAACTCAAGCAATCTGTACATCGAGCGGCTAAAGTGTGTTGAGATCGTGCTTTCTAGTCTTGAGGAGAACACAACCTCGGTATCCGAATTGGAAGTGAAATTGGCGTCGTTTGACGAGCTGCCACCGGATCTGAAGGGATTACAGAATGTACTAGAAGATCTGATGGTGCTTCAAAATGCCATCTCTCAACAGCAAACTGCAATGGATAAACTGAACGAAGATACGCAGAACGCAAGACACGTTGTTGAAAAGTCGAGACCAAGTCATCGTGGCTCTCATTCTGATATGGATCGCTTAGACGATGAAGTGAACAAACTAAACTCCAGATGGACCAATCTATGTGCTCAGTTGGTTGAAAGAGTTCGCAGCGCGGAAGCAGCCTATGGCCTAGCTCAACAGTTAGAACATGCCTACCGTAACGAGGTCGACTTCATTGACGAATCGTACGAAAAACTCGAAGTGGAGAATGCGAAG AATCTATTGAACAAGGTGGTAGAACGAGCGCCGGCGATCGAAGCAGTAAATGTGACAGGCAGTCGATTGATTCGCGAAGGAAAG ATCTACGGACAAAGGCTTCGAGCGTTCACGGAACAGCTGGAAGATATCTGCCCGTCTTTGGATGCTTCGGTGAAAAAACCGCGACGAGAGTTCGTCTCAACGGTTGACGACGTCGCTCGTGATCTAGATACTCTGAACAAGAGGTACACCACGCTCGTGGATCTTCTTCAGGAACGGGTTACACAGCTGGCAGCGCAACAAACCGAGGAGACATCTCAACAG TTCCAGGAGGCTCTGGAGGGTCTTCAGAAATGGCTGACGGACACAGAGGAAATGGTATCCAACCAGAAATCACCATCATCGGATTACAACGTAGTCAAGGCGCAATTACAAGAGCAAAAATTCCTGAAGAAGATGCTAATGGACCAGCAAAACTCAATGTCCTCCTCGTACAATATGGGCCAAGAAGTGGCGGCTGAGGCGGAGCCTAAGGAACGGAAGAAGATCGAGAAACAACTGAAAGATTTGATGGCAAGATTTGATAATCTTACGGAAAGTGCTGCTAAGAGAATGGAAGCACTTGAACAAGCGATGGGAGTAGCGAAACAGTTCCAGGATAAACTGATACCACTTCAAACTTGGCTGGACAAGACCGAAAAACGCGTAAGAGATATGGAGTTGGTTCCAACGGACGAGGAAAAAATCCAGCAACGCGTTACCGAACACGATGGCCTTCACGAGGATATTCTGTCAAAGAAACCTGAATTCAGTGAACTTACAGAGGTTGCTAGTCAACTAATGTCTCTGGTAGGCGAAGATGAAGCCGCTGCTTTGGCTGACAAACTTCAGGATGCGGCTGATAGATACGCTGCATTGGTCGAACGATCGGAATCTCTTGGTAACTTGCTTCAACGTTCGAGACAGGGTTTACGTCATCTGGTACTCAGTTATCAAGAACTTCAGGCTTGGATGGAGGGTATGGAAATCAGATTGTCGAAATACAGAGTGCTGGCAGTGCATACGGAGAAGCTTCTTCAACAAATGGAAGACCTAGCTGACTTGACCGAAGAGGTTTCGACTCGACAGACAGAAGTAGACAGTACCACCGATACTGGATTGGAATTAATGAAACACATATCGAGCGACGAGGCGCTTCAATTGAAAGATAAACTCGATTCTTTGCAACGGCGATTTAATGATTTGGTTAGTCGAGGTTCCGACTTGCTGAAGCACGCGCAAGAGTCTCTTCCATTGGTGCAACAATTCCATGATAATCATAATCGTTTAATGGATTGGATGCAAGCTGCAGAATCGGCTCTGCAATCAGCCGAACCTCGCGAAGATGAAATTATTAGATTAGAAATGGAGATATCGGAATATAGACCAGTTCTAGACAAGATCAACGCCGTTGGACCGCAGTTGTCTCAGTTATCTCCGGGTGAAGGGGCAGCGACTATCGAAGCTCTAGTCACCAGAGACAACAGGAGATTCGCCGCCATTGCCGAGCAGATTCAACGAAAGGCTGAGAGGCTTCAGCTGAGTAAGCAACGTTCGCTGGAAGTGATCGGTGATATTGACGATTTACTAGAATGGTTCCATGAAGTGGATAATCAATTAAGGGAAGCAGAACCACCAAGCAGCGAACCGGAAATCATCAGGGTACAATTGAAGGAGCATAAAGCCTTGAACGACGACATATCCAGTCAGAAAGGACGTGTTAGGGATGTGATATCCACAGCAAAGAAGGTGATCCGTGAAAATGGTCAATACGAGGACAAATCTACGATCAGAGAAAATATGGAGGACTTACGAGAAACCATGGAAATTGTTTCCGGTCTTTCAATGGATAGACTCGGTGCTTTGGAACAAGCTTTGCCATTGGCTGAACATTTACGCGACACTCACATTGATTTAGTCAGCTGGTTAGAAGAGGCTGAACAACAAGTCGCAATGCTTCCTATGCCTGCGTTAAGACCCGATCTAATAGCCGCCCAACAGGACAAGAACGAGTTCCTCGTGCAGAGCATCAACGAACACAAACCTTTGGTCGAGAAGTTGAACAAAACTGGTGAAGCATTGTTGAAGCTGTGCAACGAAGAAGAAGGTATCAAAATACAGGACATATTGGAAGCAGACACCACTCGATATGCAGCCCTCAGAGCAGAACTTCGTGGTCGACAGCAGACTCTCGAACAGGCACTTCAGGAATCTTCTCAGTTCTCCGACAAGCTGGAAGGAATGCTGCGTGCTCTCTCATCAACTGCCGATCAAGTAAATGGCGCCGAACCGATCAGCGCTCATCCTGGTCGGTTAAGAGATCAGATGGAAGAGAATTCCGCTCTGGTCGACGAATTGGCTCAAAGATCCGAGGCCTATGCGGCTGTGAGGAGGGCCGCCGATGACGTGATCAGCAAGGCAGGTAACAGAGCTGATCCAGCCGTAAAGGACATCAAACGGAAGCTGGACAAATTGAACAAACTATGGAGCGACGTGCAAAAGTCGACGACCGACAGAGGTCAAACGTTAGACGAAGCTTTGGCGATCGCCGAAAAATTCTGGTCCGAGTTGAATGGCGTGATGTCTACTCTGCGAGAGCTTCAGGATGCTCTTGCTGGTCAGGCGCCACCAGCAGCTCAACCTGCTGCCATCCAACAGCAACAGGTTGCCTTGCAGGAGATTAGGCACGAAATCGACCAAACGAAACCAGATGTCGAGCAAGTACGAGCTTCTGGTCACGAGTTGATGGGTCTTTGTGGTGAGCCAGACAAACCAGATGTTAGAAAGCATATCGAAGATTTGGATCAAGCCTGGGATAATGTGACTGCCCTATATGCCAGAAGAGAGGAAAATCTGATCGATGCTATGGAGAAAGCCATGGAGTTCCACGAGACCTTGCAAAATCTTCTGGAGTTCCTACAAGAAGCCGAGGACAAGTTCTCCAGTATGGGACTGCTAGGAAGCGATATCGACGAAGTTAAAAAACAGATCAAACAATTGGCCAATTTCAAAGCCGAAGTAGATCCTCACATGGTCAAGGTCGAAGCTCTAAACAG GAGTCTGATAAG ACAAGCTGCCGAACTGACAGAGAGAACGTCCTCGGAACAAGCTGCAGCCATCAAAGAACCGCTTGGTGCCGTTAACAGACGGTGGGACGGACTGCTTCGAGGCCTCGTGGAGAGGCAAAGGCTCTTGGAGAACGCGTTACTACGTCTAGGACAATTCCAGCATGCTCTAGACGAATTGCTGGTATGGATCGAGAAGACGGACGACACTTTGGACAACTTGAAGGCCGTGGCCGGTGATCCTCAAGTGATCGAAGTGGAATTAGCTAAACTGAAAGTACTTGTAAATGATATTCAAGCCCATCAGACCAGCGTGGACACTCTGAACGACGCTGGAAGACAGTTAATAGAGGATGGAAAGGGAACAGCCGAAGCTTCGACGACTGCTGAGAAATTGGGTACTTTGAATCGTCGTTGGCGCGATTTGTTGCAACGTGCTGCTGATCGTCAACGAGAATTGGAAGATGCGCTTAGAGAAGCGCAAACCTTTACGGCGGAGATACAGGACCTTTTGTCTTGGCTGGGTGATGTGGACAACACTATAGTAGCTTCAAAACCTGTTGGAGGATTGCCGGAAACAGCTTCAGAACAGTTAGAACGCTTTATGGAAGTGTACAACGAATTGGAACAAAATCGTTTGAAAGTTGAATCGGTTCTTCAACAAGGACAAGCGTACTTGAAGCGTGCTGATTCTACTAGTGCCGGTGGTCTGAATCACAACTTGAGGACTTTGAAACAACGATGGGATAATGTGACTGCTCGCGCAAGTGATAAAAAGATCAAGCTCGAGATCGCTCTGAAAGAGGCTACAGAGTTCCACGATGCACTTCAATCGTTTGTCGATTGGTTAACCAACGCGGAGAAGATTCTGACGAATCTGAAACCTGTGTCGAGGGTAATGGAAACTATCCTCGGACAGATAGAGGAACACAAAGCGTTTCAGAAGGACGTTGGAGTTCATCGTGAGACTATGCTGAACCTCGATAAGAAGGGCACGCATTTGAAATACTTTTCACAGAAACAGGACGTGATTCTAATCAAAAACTTGTTGATAAGTGTGCAACACAGATGGGAAAGAGTAGTTTCGAAGTCTGCAGAGAGAACCAGGGCTCTTGATCACGGATACAAAGAGGCCAGAGAATTCCACGATGCTTGGTCCAATATAATGAACTGGCTCGACGAAACGGAGAAAACTTTGGACGAGGTTGCCAGTGATGGCGCCCTTGGAGGAAATGATCCAGAGAAGATCAAGGCCAGACTGAATAAGCATCGTGAATTGCAGAAAGCTCTCAGCGCCAAACAGGGTACCTATGACGCAActatgaaaaatggaaaatcatTAAAAGACAAAGCGCCTAAAAGTGATGAATTTGCTTTGAAAGAACTTTTGAATGAGTTGAAGAACAAGTGGACCACTGTTTGTGGTAAGTGCGTGGATAGACAGAGGAAGCTCGAGGAAGCATTGTTGTTCTCGGGACAATTCAAGGACGCTATTCAGGCGTTGCTGGAATGGCTTAGTAAGTCTGAGAAGCAGCTGGCAGACACCGGTCCACTTTATGGCGACCTTGACACTGTAATGAATTTGGTTGAACAACATAAGACCTTCGAGAAGGATCTCGAATCCAGAGTCTCTCAGATGGAATCCGTAATCAAAACGGGTCGCGAGCTTCTTGCTAAGGCGACGCCTGATGATGCATCTGCTATAGGATCACAGCTtgctgaaataaataatctttggGACACGGTAACCAAGTTGTCCTCTGACAAGACTGAACGACTCCAAGAAGCCCTCAGAGAGGCTGAACGCCTTCACAAGGCAGTTCACGTACTTCTGGAGTGGCTGAGCGATGCTGAAATGAAGCTGAGATTTGCTGGACAGTTGCCGGAAGATGAACAGGAGAGCAGGAATCAGTTGATGGAACACGAAAAGTTCTTGCGTGAATTAAGCACcaaggaaattgaaaaagatcAAACTTTGGAGCTGGCTCACGTGATTCTTGCAAAGGCACACCCTGATGGAGCTTTGGTTATCAAACATTGGATCACGATTATTCAATCCAGATGGGAAGAGGTTTCCACCTGGGCCCAACAAAGGAATCAAAGATTGGAGAATCATATGCGAGGACTTCAG GACCTCGACAATCTTCTGGAAGAACTACTGTCATGGTTAGAAGGTTTGGAGAACACTCTCAACGCTCTTGAAGCTGAGCCTCTACCAGACGATAAAGCTACTTTAGAAATGCTGATTGTGGATCACAGAGAATTTATGGAGAACACCAGTCGAAGACAGAACGAAGTTGACCGCGTCTGTAAAGCCAGACAGATCAAATCTGCGAAAGATACGATGAAGATAACGAAGGCTAAGTCACCTGCCCCAAC CCGAGCCAGCCCAGGCCGTGAGAGAACGCCCGATTCGTTGCCGCACATCGGCCCACGGTTCCCACCCAAAGGAAG CAAAGGTGCCGAACCGGAGTTCCGTAGTCCGAGAGTAAAACTGCTGTGGGACAGGTGGAGACACGTTTGGATGTTGGCGTGGGAACGTCAACGTCGTTTACAGGataagtataattatatcCAAGAACTGGACCGTGTCGCAAACTTCAGCTGGGAGGATTGGCGCAAGAGA TTCCTGAAATTCATGAACCACAAAAAGTCCAGATTAACAGATCTCTTCAGGAAAATGGATAAGAATAACGACGGACTGATTCCACGCGAGGACTTCATTCAAGGAATCATGAACACTA AATTCGAGACTTCACGGTTAGAAATGGGAGCGGTCGCAGATTTGTTCGATCGCCACGGTGAAGGATTGATAGATTGGAAGGAATTCATCGCGGCTCTAAGACCAGACTGGGAGGAACgcagaacgtataacgacactGACAAGATTCACGATGAAGTAAAACGATTGGTGATGCTTTGTACTTGTCGCCAGAAATTCCGTGTATTTCAAGTTGGCGAAGGAAAATATAGG TTTGGAGACAGTCAGAAGTTGCGGTTGGTACGGATTCTACGATCGACCGTGATGGTACGAGTCGGTGGTGGATGGGTAGCATTGGacgaatttctattaaaaaatgatccTTGCCGCG TTTTTCTAATGCCGATACCGGACCCTAACAAACCGGAACAACATGAGGGTTGGTGTCCGCTCG CCAAGGGAAGAACGAATATCGAGCTGCGAGAACAATTCATATTGGCGGATGGCGTCAGCCAGACAATGACGGCGTTCAGATCGAAACCGAGCCCAACCTCGACGCTGCAGCGTACGCCAATCTCATCCGCGAATGCCGGACCCATCACCAAG GTGAGGGAACGCAGCGCTCGCAGCGTTCCCATGGGACAATCGCGAGCATCGCGCTCATCGTTGAGCGCCGGAACGCCGGACAGCCTAAGCGACAACGAGAGCTCTTTCAAGCTTGGCTCCGCCAGAAAAACAAGTACACCCTACAGAAGCTCTATGACACCGG GCGGTAGTCGACCATCCAGTAGGCCAACTTCGAGACCAACATCCAGACCAACCAGTAGACCCGGAAGTAGGCCCGCATCCAGGCAAGGAAGCAAACCACCGAGTCGCTATGGTTCCACACAGTCGTTAGATAGCACTG aTGATTCGACCAATGTGAGCCGCATTCCACGTAGAACGGCAGTGAGCACGACAGGGAATACTCCCACTTCTAGCAGACACAATAGCGTGTCAGGAAAGCGCTTATCGGTGAACGGTTCGAGTTCACGACCTCGAACGCCCACCGGCCTGGTTAGTCCTGCCAGTGGTGTTCCAGCGAG gTTTGGCACGATCCATAGAGCTTCGAGCATTCCAACCCTGACTGGTGTCGGCACACCGATCAG CCGTTCGAGGATCCCCGTATATGTGGGCACGGATATAAAATCCCCACAATCGACGACCAGCAATATTTCCACTCATTCTACGCAAAGCAACTACTCGACGGTTTCTACCGATTCTACCGG GAGCAGCTCGATGTGTACAAATTCAGCAACTAACACCTCGTCGGCCGTTAAGCGAGCTAG AACAAGGACACCGTCCAGTGGGTCGAGCACGCCACTGCCGCCTTCTTTGAAACTATCCAGGAAACCTTCTGGAGCATCGGATACGTCCGTATCGACCACACCGGCCACTAAACGAAAAGGCAAACCAACGCCGATCGACCAACGGGCGCCATTCCGATTGTAG